A single Methanolobus sp. ZRKC5 DNA region contains:
- a CDS encoding formylglycine-generating enzyme family protein — translation MNKKLYMTIIMGVILMVAVIGSGCTDSGDDVTDEENEELAEVDSVPEEIEVDDTSFTNSIGMQFVKIPEGSFLMGALEDELYSDKDERPVHEVTIGNDFYMGIYEVTQEQWDEVMSTNPSYFEGADLPVEKVSWVDANKFIDKLNKMEDTDTYRLPTEAEWEYAAKAGTDTAFSFGDDESMLVGYGWYDDNSEDKTRPVGMKEANPWGLYDVHGNIAEWVADEYHSNYQKAPTDGSEWTGGVDRRVIRGGSWENAESNCRSSDRDSIGDGSHKNYIGFRLVKEL, via the coding sequence ATGAACAAAAAATTATACATGACAATTATTATGGGTGTCATCCTTATGGTTGCGGTCATTGGTAGTGGCTGTACTGATTCCGGAGATGACGTTACCGATGAAGAAAATGAGGAGCTCGCAGAAGTTGATTCTGTCCCCGAGGAAATAGAGGTCGACGATACTAGCTTTACCAATTCAATTGGAATGCAATTTGTGAAAATTCCAGAAGGATCTTTCCTCATGGGTGCACTGGAAGATGAATTGTACAGTGACAAAGATGAGAGGCCTGTACATGAGGTAACTATTGGAAATGACTTCTATATGGGTATTTATGAGGTAACTCAGGAGCAATGGGATGAAGTAATGAGCACCAATCCATCTTACTTTGAAGGTGCTGATCTGCCTGTTGAGAAAGTTTCCTGGGTTGATGCTAATAAATTCATTGATAAGCTCAATAAAATGGAAGATACTGACACATATCGTCTGCCTACTGAAGCTGAATGGGAATATGCAGCTAAGGCTGGTACAGATACGGCTTTCTCATTTGGTGATGATGAATCTATGCTGGTGGGTTATGGCTGGTATGATGATAATTCTGAAGACAAAACACGCCCAGTTGGTATGAAGGAAGCAAATCCATGGGGTCTTTACGATGTGCATGGCAATATCGCTGAATGGGTGGCTGATGAATACCACAGCAACTACCAGAAAGCACCAACCGATGGAAGTGAATGGACAGGTGGGGTTGACAGAAGAGTGATCCGTGGTGGAAGCTGGGAAAATGCAGAATCAAACTGCCGTTCATCTGACAGGGATAGTATCGGTGATGGAAGCCACAAGAATTATATTGGTTTCCGCCTTGTGAAAGAGCTCTGA
- a CDS encoding NTP transferase domain-containing protein: MDAIIMAGGFGSRLDMGEKPCVELLGKPLITYVIDTLQRTGSIGDIYVAVSPATPRTASFIQEKYDGKVMVIPTGGGNYVGDMVYAVKAACITDPLLILMADLPLLTPELLEKVIKEYKTCGKPAMSIFSPICVCKSLGIRPDTVFNWEGKGELIVPSGINIMDGNDVDHEQDYVSLVLDNIELALNINTVEDLQRCKDILLERKAESISN; encoded by the coding sequence TTGGACGCTATAATAATGGCAGGGGGATTTGGAAGCAGGCTTGATATGGGTGAAAAACCCTGTGTTGAACTACTGGGAAAGCCTCTCATCACTTATGTGATCGATACTCTGCAAAGGACTGGGAGCATTGGTGACATATATGTTGCTGTTTCCCCTGCAACCCCCAGGACCGCATCCTTTATCCAGGAAAAGTATGATGGCAAGGTAATGGTGATTCCAACGGGTGGAGGTAATTATGTGGGTGATATGGTGTATGCAGTAAAGGCTGCTTGTATCACGGACCCGCTTCTTATTCTTATGGCAGACCTGCCTCTTTTGACACCAGAGCTTCTTGAAAAGGTAATAAAAGAGTATAAGACATGTGGGAAACCGGCAATGTCGATTTTTTCCCCCATATGTGTTTGTAAAAGTCTTGGCATCCGTCCCGATACGGTTTTTAACTGGGAGGGGAAAGGGGAATTGATAGTTCCTTCAGGGATCAATATAATGGACGGTAATGATGTTGATCATGAACAGGATTATGTAAGCCTTGTACTGGATAATATTGAACTGGCACTCAATATCAATACAGTTGAGGATTTACAAAGGTGCAAAGATATACTTCTTGAGAGAAAAGCAGAATCTATCAGCAACTAG
- the cobS gene encoding adenosylcobinamide-GDP ribazoletransferase gives MTGFLLALRSSFGFLSTIPVGITMEGLDEFFKRTYLHLVVGIVLGLLMGVVAYILISFLPISISAVLIIAFVYYITGLNHLDGIADLGDGLTAHGSVEKKLKALKDMSLGIGGVAYAALIIIAFYATLTSLYGESIVLYSTTADVARIFFFAMFVSEVSAMQSMLTIAAFGKPIHEGLGSILVNKTTVPKYLIGFVIGSIACLGSSFYFGLGIVGIIPFIAAIAATLILLNVSNRHFGGVNGDVIGASNEIGRIVALMTITLTLMYGGIIWTL, from the coding sequence ATGACCGGGTTTTTATTAGCTCTTCGTTCCAGCTTCGGATTCCTGTCAACCATCCCCGTGGGAATCACCATGGAGGGTCTTGATGAGTTCTTCAAAAGAACTTACCTGCATCTGGTCGTAGGTATCGTACTTGGTCTATTGATGGGTGTCGTAGCCTATATTCTCATAAGCTTTCTGCCAATTTCCATAAGCGCAGTACTTATCATTGCTTTTGTTTACTATATTACCGGTCTGAATCATCTGGATGGGATAGCTGATCTTGGTGATGGTCTGACAGCCCACGGTTCAGTGGAAAAGAAATTGAAAGCTCTGAAGGATATGTCTCTGGGGATAGGAGGGGTAGCATATGCAGCTCTTATTATCATTGCATTCTACGCGACCCTTACATCACTTTATGGTGAATCCATTGTTCTGTATTCAACTACTGCAGATGTAGCACGCATATTCTTCTTTGCAATGTTCGTATCTGAGGTAAGTGCAATGCAGTCTATGCTGACAATTGCAGCATTTGGTAAACCTATCCATGAAGGACTGGGTTCTATACTCGTGAACAAAACCACAGTACCTAAATATCTTATAGGTTTTGTAATTGGTAGTATTGCCTGCCTTGGCTCATCTTTTTATTTTGGTCTTGGAATTGTCGGTATCATCCCATTCATAGCAGCGATTGCAGCAACACTGATATTACTTAACGTAAGCAACAGGCATTTTGGTGGTGTCAATGGTGATGTCATTGGTGCTTCCAATGAGATCGGAAGGATAGTGGCATTGATGACCATCACATTGACATTAATGTATGGAGGTATTATTTGGACGCTATAA
- the cobZ gene encoding alpha-ribazole phosphatase CobZ, translating into MKLSDIESEDRKKDQSKELEGDVTRDIIDILEEEGITVQMLVDTALELYVPHPGIETRELAEEKFLYELNIALFDANLCMLVYSGILLEKEGRAGRLPNISKSSYEKDLTFIIADEVLGMSISKYISGDKGMFEFVRFDKQKPGILSKLGPFMDDIIGGLIGGVSASMYTRAMAESALSSGKTKKEEKKDLKNKSDVIAG; encoded by the coding sequence ATGAAATTATCGGATATAGAATCAGAAGACCGGAAAAAAGACCAGTCTAAAGAACTGGAAGGTGATGTCACCAGGGATATCATTGATATCCTTGAAGAGGAAGGAATAACTGTTCAGATGCTTGTTGACACTGCGTTGGAGTTATATGTTCCACACCCGGGCATCGAAACAAGGGAGCTTGCAGAGGAAAAATTCCTGTACGAACTTAATATAGCCCTATTTGATGCAAACCTCTGTATGCTTGTATATTCAGGGATACTTCTTGAAAAAGAAGGTCGTGCAGGCAGATTACCTAATATCAGTAAAAGTTCATACGAAAAGGATCTGACCTTCATAATTGCAGATGAGGTTCTTGGCATGAGCATCTCCAAATATATCAGTGGCGACAAAGGAATGTTCGAGTTCGTGCGTTTTGACAAGCAAAAACCCGGCATTCTCTCAAAACTTGGGCCTTTCATGGACGATATAATAGGTGGGCTTATCGGTGGTGTATCTGCTAGTATGTATACAAGAGCCATGGCAGAATCGGCACTTTCATCCGGTAAAACTAAGAAAGAAGAAAAAAAAGACCTGAAAAACAAAAGTGATGTGATAGCAGGATGA